In a genomic window of Melitaea cinxia chromosome 27, ilMelCinx1.1, whole genome shotgun sequence:
- the LOC123666904 gene encoding putative nuclease HARBI1 produces the protein MQSVFNFNVLIDNYQDHYLGLLENLEDIETKTRRPRVFQMRRNYYEEYDEESFKTRFRLSKPSALNVLQLIENKLEFPNDKNNSLAPINQLLLTLRYYATGCHQLTMGDFSGVSRPTANRVIHRVTAAIASLSRDYIKFPHTDTDIRKTQLEFYNIARFPKVVGALDCTHIKIISPGGSHAETFRNRKGYMSINVQAICNAQLLLTDLVVRWPGSTHDERIFSASRRHAMFELGMYGDSVLVADSGYMNRNYLMMPLDTVSTSAESLYNESQIRTRNPVERLFGIWKRRFPVLALGIRVNLKNAPPIIVATGVLHNILQMRGDQMPLDDLSLDLPAPWEEILHQGRIQRSIDNNVRDLNPSRRSLITNYYQSCLKVCNLCNNK, from the exons ATGCAGTCAGTGTTCAATTTCAATGTACTAATTGATAACTATCAAGATCACTACTTAGGCCTTCTTGAAAATCTAGAAGATATAGAGACCAAAACAAGGCGACCTAGAGTATTTCAAATGCGTCGTAATTATTACGAAGAATACGATGAGGAATCATTTAAAACTAGATTCCGTTTGTCAAAACCTTCTGCACTGAACGTACTTcaactaatagaaaataaattagaattcCCGAACGATAA GAATAATTCCCTGGCACCTATAAATCAGTTACTATTGACTTTGAGGTACTATGCAACTGGATGTCATCAACTGACCATGGGTGATTTTTCTGGAGTCAGTCGACCAACAGCTAATCGTGTCATCCACCGAGTAACTGCAGCAATAGCCTCCCTGAGTCGTGATTACATCAAGTTTCCACATACTGATACAGATATTAGAAAAACCCAACTAGAATTTTACAATATAGCCAGATTTCCAAAAGTTGTAGGTGCATTGGATTGCACTCATATAAAGATAATATCACCAGGAGGAAGCCATGCAGAAACCTTCAGAAATAGAAAAGGCTATATGTCAATTAATGTGCAAGCTATATGTAATGCCCAATTGTTATTAACAGACCTAGTTGTTAGGTGGCCAGGAAGTACTCATGATGAACGAATATTCAGTGCATCTAGAAGACATGCTATGTTTGAATTGGGAATGTATGGTGATTCAGTACTTGTTGCAGACAGTGGGTACATGAACAGAAATTATTTGATGATGCCATTAGATACAGTTTCTACATCAGCAGAATCTTTATATAATGAATCCCAAATCAGGACACGTAACCCAGTTGAGAGGTTATTTGGAATTTGGAAAAGGCGCTTTCCAGTGTTAGCCCTAGGAATTAGGGTAAACTTGAAAAATGCGCCACCTATTATAGTAGCTACTGGTGTATTACACAACATCCTACAAATGAGAGGAGATCAAATGCCTTTAGACGACCTGAGTTTAGACTTGCCAGCACCATGGGAAGAAATATTACACCAGGGAAGAATACAGCGTTCTATAGATAATAATGTTAGAGATTTAAATCCCAGCAGGAGAtcattaataacaaattattaccAGTCTTGTTTAAAAGtatgtaatttatgtaacaacaaataa